GCTGCTGCTGACCCGAATCCTGCGTCGCCATTGGCGTTCCTCCCGATGTCCCGCTGCCTTGCACCTGACAAAGCGGGACTGATCGTAGGTGGCCGGGAGTGACGTGTGGGAGACCCTGGAGGGAACGGCGGGATGACGTGGCGTGGCGAGTGGGCGCACGATGGGGGTGGCGGCGCGGGTACGGGGACCGCCACGCAGAGCGAAGTACGCGCGTGACAAGGACCACTACTTCGGGCCACGTCCGCCTCGCGGGGATACGGTCGTCACACAGGCGACAACCCCGGGCAACACGGCACAGAATCAGGTCAACACTGTGTATCGGGTCCATGAACCCGATGTGCAAAGGGCGGTGGCCCGCGAGTACCGTACTCACCTGCACTTACTCGTCGTCGACCCGTTGACACCGGAGGGCCTGTTGTCCCGTCTAGCGCTCATCAAGGCAGTGCTCGGACCGTTCTTGCGCCTGATGTTCCGCCCACGGGTAGAAGGCGCCGAGAACATTCCGGGGACCGGGCCGGTCATTCTGGCCGGAAACCACCTGACGTTCATCGACTCGATGATCATGCCGCTGGTGGCCAACCGTCCGGTGTTCTTCATCGGCAAGGACGAGTACGTCACCGGCAAGGGCCTCAAGGGCCGCCTCATGGCGTGGTTCTTCACGGGCGTCGGCATGATCCCCGTGGACCGTGACGGCGGGCGCGGGGGTGTCGCCGCGCTGATGACGGGGCGGCGCATCCTCGACGACGGCAAGGTGTTCGGCATCTACCCCGAGGGCACGAGGTCTCCCGACGGGCGGCTGTACCGGGGGCGTACGGGCATCGCCCGGCTCACCCTCATGACGGGCGCGCCCGTCGTCCCCTTCGCGATGATCGGCACGGACAAGCTCCAGCCGGGCGGCAAGGGCCTCCCCCGGCCGGGGAAGGTGACGGTCCGCTTCGGCGAGGCGATGGAGTTCTCGCGGTACGACGGGATGGACCGTGACCGGTATGTGCTGCGGGCGGTGACGGACTCCGTGATGACGGAGGTCATGTTGCTCTCCGGGCAGGAGTACGTGGACATGTACGCCACGAAGGCGAAGGCGGCGTAGCCCTGCGGGGCCTGAGCGGATTACTGGTGCGCCCGCACCGGTGCGGAGGTCTTTTCCTCCCTGCACCGGGGCGGGCGTTCGCGTTTCCTCGCTGGAGTGCCGGGGTGCCGGGGTGCGGGGGTGCCGATGCCTTCGGCTGCGGGTGGGTGGGGGCTGGTCGCGCAGTTCCCCGCGCCCCTAGGTCGGACCGCTCCGGCCCACCGCCCCGTTGACGCCACACGGAGCTGACGCCTGCCAGGGGGGCGACGGCTGGGCTCGCCCCCAGGCCTCAGTGTTCTACGCCGTCTTCCAGTTTCTGGTGCCTCAACAGGAACCACGCCGCCGCTGCCGTGGCGAGGAGGACCGCCGCGCCCACGCCCGCCGCCAGGCGCAGGCCGTCCACGAAGGCCGATTGGGCGGAGGAGAGGAGTACGTCCGCCTGGGCGGAGGGGAGCGACGTCGAGGATTCCACCGCGCCGCCCAGCGACTCGTGCGCCGCCGACGCCACGTCCGCCGGCGTGCCCGGTGGCGCCGTGAAGTCGCGGTAGACGCCCGTGACGATGGAGCCGAGCAGGGCGATGCCTAGCGCCGCGCCCAGCTCGTACGCCGTCTCCGAGACCGCGGAGGCCGCGCCCGCCTGTTCCTTGGGGACGCTGGAGAGGATGACGTCGGCGGTCACCGTGAACGAGAAGCCCGCGCCGATGCCCACCACCAGGAGCGCCGCGCCCAGCAGCGGATAGCCCGTGCTCTGGTCGAGTGCCGTGAGTACGGCGAGGGAGAGGCCTACCGCCGCCAGGCCCCCTGCGACCACCAGCCGTACCGAGAAGCGGCGCGCCACCATGCCCGCGATCAGGCCCGCGCCCACCGCGCCCACCGCCGCGGGCAGTTCGGCGAGGCCCGCCTCGAACGGCCGCCTCCCCTGCACGAGCTGCAGGAACTGGGAGAGGAAGAAGACCAGGCCGGAGAGGCCGAGGACGGTCAGCAGGTCGGCGAGGACCGCCCCGGAGAACCCGCGGTTGCGGAAGAGCCGCATGTCCAGGAGCGGCGCGGGAAGCGTGAGTTGGCGGCGTACGAACCAGACGAGCGCGGCGACGCCCACGACCGCCGACGCGGCCACGTCCCAGCGCAGCCCGTGCGCGGCCGCCTCCTTGATGGCGTACACGACGGCGATCATGCCGATGAGGGAGAGCACGACGCTGACCAGGTCCCAGGGGCCCGGCGCCGGGTTCTTGGACTCGGGCAGGAACTTGATGCCGACCAGGACGAGCACGGCCATCACCGGCAGGTTGATGAGGAAGACCGAACCCCACCAGAAGTGTTCGAGCAGGAAGCCGCCGACGACGGGCCCCACCGCGGCGCCCGCGGACGCCATGGCGCCCCAGATGCCGACCGCGAGGCTGCGCTCGCGCGGGTCGTGGAAGATGTTGCGGATCAGCGCCAGCGTCGACGGCATCAGCGTCGCGCCCGCGACTCCGAGCAGCGCGCGGGCCACGATCATCATCTCGGGACTGGTGGCGTAGGAGTTCAGGACCGACACCGCGCCGAAGGCGACCGCTCCGGTGAGCAGCAGCTTCTTGCGGCCGATGCGGTCGCCGAGGCTGCCCATGGAGACGAGCAGACCCGCGATGACGAACGAGTAGACGTCGCCGATCCAGAGGAGCTGGGTGCCGGAGGGCTTGAGGTCCTCGCTGATGTACGGCGTCGCCAGGCCGAGCACGGTCGCGTCGACGGCGACGAGGAGCACGGCGAGCGCGAGCACGGCGAGAGCGAGCCAGCGGCCGGGGCTGCGCTCGATCTCGGGCGCAGCGGCCTCCTTGTGGATGCTGGTCATGATTCCACTCTCCGCTGTGCGCCGCCGATCAGCAGCTCGGCGATCATGTACGAGAAGTCGTTGGCGGCCACCCGCCCGTCCTGGACGGCCCAGGCGCCGGAGCCGATGAGGCCGTAGAGCGCCTCGGTGAGCCAGATGGGTGTCAGGTCGATACGGAACTCACCGTTCTCCTGACCCCGCCGGAAGAGTGAGGCGAGCCGGTCGTCGATGTGGGACCAGCCGTCGTTCTGCGCGTCGCCCTCGAAGAGCTGGTTCTCGGTGTAGAGGAAGGCGAGCAGGCCCGCGGCGGGCTCGATCTCCTTCACCAGGCGCCGCAGCGCGTCACCCGCGCCGTCCTCGTCGAGCCGGGCCCGGACGAGGGCGGCCTCGCACTCCTGGAGGCCGAGCTCTTCGAGGGCGCGCACGAGGGCGTCGCGGCCCGCGAAGTGGCGGTGGAGGGTCGCCCTGCTGATGCCCGCGGCGCGGGCGACCTCGTCCATGGTGGAGGTGGCTTTGCGGGTGAGCAGGGCCGCGGCGCTGCGCAGGACCTGGTCGCGATCGACTGACATGAGACAAGCATAAGCCGCGTGAGACACTCACGTCTCACGAGTTCCGTGCGGCGGCCCGTGCTGGACCTGGACCTCCCGCCCCGGGACCGCCGCGTCAGTTCCAGGGCAGCCGCGCGCGGCCCTCCCAGTACGCCGCCGGGTCCTGCACCAGCCCCACCAGCCGCTCCACCTGCCCGGCGTCGAGGTCGACGGCGGCGGCGTGCAGGTTGGAGACCAGCTGGACCGACGTGGCCGCTCCGGAGAGGACGACGCCCGCCCACGGTTCGGCGAGGAGGACGGCGAGCGCCACCGCGTCGCAGCCGAGGCCCGCCTCCTCGGCGACCTCGCGCAGCACGGTGGGCGCGTAGGGATCCGCGAGGCGGCCGTTGGCCAGGCCTTCCTTGATGAGCACCGTGAGCCCCGCGTCGTGCGCCTCGGCGAGCGCGGGGCCCGCGGAGGTCTCCAGGATGTTGTACGTCGCCTGGACGGTGCGGAAGAGCGGCTCGCCGTCGACGGTCACTTCGAGGGCGGCGCGGATCGCGGCGGCCTGCTCGGGGCCGCTGACGGAGAGACCGACGGTGACGCCCTCGGCCGCGAGCCCGGCGAGGCGGGCGTGGAGCTCCTTGTCGGTGAGCGCGGGGCTCTCGGGCGTCACGGAGTGCACCTGGTAGAGGTCGAGGCGGTCGCCGAGGAGCTCGGCGGTCTCGGCGCGCTGCCGGTCGTACGCCGCCGGGCTGTGGTCCTTGACCTCGTGCGGGCCCTCGGCGTCGGTACGCCAGTCCGCCGTGTACGTGTAGCCCCACTTGCTGCCGATGACGACGTCACGGATCTCGGGCCTGGCCTTCAGCCAGTCGCCGAGGAAGTCCTCGGAGCGGCCGTACGAGCGGGCCGCGTCGATGTAGCGGACCCCCGACGCGTAGGCGGCGTCGAGGAGTTCGAGGGTGCGTTCGCGCAGGGCCTCGACGCTGCGCGAGTGCGGCAGGTCGGTGTCGCGGCCGAGCGTGATGTAACCGGGCCTGCCGACGGCGGCGAGACCGAGCCCTATGTGCGCGGTCGGGGTCGTGGCTGCGGCCAGCCTGGCGAAGGGCATCGCGAGCTCCTAGCTTTCGGGGTCTCCCGCCAACGTAACCCGCGATGCCCTTTTCTCACCTGCGGTCACCCGCGGGCGCCCGCCCACTCCTTCTGGATCGACAGGTCCGCTTTGACGTCGGCGAGCTGGTCGGCGACCGCCGAGGGGGCGGTGCCGCCGCGGCCGTTGCGGGAGGCGAGCGCGCCCGGCACGTTCAGGACCGTGCGCACCTCGGGCGTCAGGTGTGGGGAGATCTCGGCGAACTGGTCGTCGGTGAGGTCGTCCAGTTCCTTGCCCTCGGCCTCGGCGACCTTCACGCACTCGCCCGCGACCTCGTGCGCGACACGGAACGGCACGCCCTGCTTGACGAGCCACTCGGCGATGTCGGTGGCGAGCGAGAAACCGGCCGGGGCCAGCTCCTCCATGCGCTCGCGGTGGACGGTGAGCGTCGCCATCATGCCGGTGAAGGCGGGCAGCAGGATCTCCAGCTGGTCGCAGGAGTCGAAGACCGGCTCCTTGTCCTCCTGGAGGTCGCGGTTGTACGCGAGCGGGAGGGCCTTGAGGGTGGCCATCAGGCCCGTCAGGTTGCCGATGAGGCGGCCGGACTTGCCCCGCGCCAGCTCGGCGATGTCCGGGTTCTTCTTCTGCGGCATGATCGACGAGCCGGTCGAGAAGGCGTCGTGGAGCGTGACGAAGGAGAACTCCTTCGTGTTCCAGATGATGACCTCCTCCGCGATCCGGGAGAGGTTCACGCCGATCATCGCGGTGATGAAGGCGAACTCGGCGACGAAGTCACGGGAGGCCGTCCCGTCGATGGAGTTGGCCGACGAGCCGTGCTCGAAGCCCAGCTCCTTGGCGACCGCCTCCGGGTCGAGGCCGAGCGAGGAGCCGGCCAGCGCGCCGGAGCCGTACGGCGACACGGCCGTCCGCGCGTCCCACTGCCGCAGCCGCTCCGCGTCGCGGGACAGGGACTGGACGTGCGCGAGGACGTGGTGCGCGAAGAGGACCGGCTGGGCGTGCTGCAGGTGCGTACGGCCCGGCATGGCGACGTCGGGGTGCGCCTCGGCCAGGCCGACGAGCGCGCCCTGCAGTTCGGCGAGCAGGCCGCCGAGGATCCGGGCGTGGTCGCGCAGGTACATCCTGAAGAGCGTCGCCACCTGGTCGTTGCGGGACCGTCCGGCGCGCAGCTTGCCGCCGAGGTCCGGGCCGAGGCGCTCCAGCAGGCCGCGCTCCAGGGCGGTGTGGACGTCCTCGTCGGCGATCGTGCCGACGAACGAGCCGTCGGCGACGTCGGCCTCCAGGCGGTCGAGCCCGTCCAGCATGCCGGTCAGCTCGTCCTCCGTGAGCAGGCCCGCGGTGTGGAGCACGCGCGCGTGGGCGCGGGATCCGGCGATGTCGTACGGGGCGAGGCGCCAGTCGAAGTGGACCGATGCCGACAGCTTCGCGAGGGCCTCTGCGGGGCCGTCGGCGAACCGCCCGCCCCAGAGCCGGACGTCACCGCCGTTGTTGCTGCTCACTGCACGTGCTCCTCAGGCTGTCGCTGCTGTCGCTGGAAACTGTTACGGGAATTGCGGGTCGCGCCGTGCGGCGATCTTCGCGCAGAGACCCGAAGATCTCGACGAAGCCCGCGCCTCGGACCGGTCGAACGTGTCGCCCGAGCGGGGCCTTCCCCATGCGGCGATGCGCTCTATGCATGAGTATGCAGTGCACCGTATGTTTCGTCAACGCGACGACTCGCCGGGGGTCGTTAGACAGCCGAAGGATCCTGGTCGATAATCCGCAGCCATGGGAAAGACTCACGACCGCATAGACGGCAGGCTCCGCACCTTCATCGAGGAACAGCCGATGTTCTTCACGGCGACCGCGCCCCTCGCCGACGACGGCACGATCAACCTCTCCCCCAAGGGTCTCAAGGGCTCCTTCGCGGTCGTCGACGAACGGACCGTCGCCTACCTGGACTTCGCGGGCAGCAACGCCGAGACCGTCGCCCACCTGCGGGAGAACGGCCGCATCACGCTCATGTGGTGCGCCTTCCAGGGGCCGCCGAACATCGTGCGGGTGCACGGCCGCGGTGAACCGGTCTTCCGCGACGACCCGCGCTTCACGGAGCTCCTCGCCCACTTCCCCGGCATCGACCCGACACCGCACGGGCTGCGCGCCGTCATCGTCGTGACGGCCGACGTCATCCGCGACACCTGCGGGTACGCGGTGCCCTTCATGACGTACGACGAGGACCGCGACCTGCACGGCAAGCGGTTCGCGCGCGAGGACGACGCGTCGCTCAGCGCGTACTTCACGAAGAAGGACCACATCGCCCAGAGCATCGACGGCCTCCCCGGGCTCCCCCTCCCCCTGCCCCCCACCCCCGCACCGGCCGAACCCTCCATGTAGCGACCACACACCGAGACGGGGCTGCACGCGCACACGACCGGAGCGTTGCCACCCGGCGCCGCGGGCGACGGTGCGGAGCTGTAAGGAACGCGTACGTCGCCCGCTCGCGCGGTGGACCGTAGGGCCCGAACGGCCGTGGGCCTAGTGCTCGTTAGAAGCCAGCCGCAGCAGATGGTCCGCCAGCGCCTGACCCCCCGTCGGCTCCCTGCTGATCAGCATCAGCGTGTCGTCGCCCGCGATCGTGCCGAGGATGTCGTGGAGTTCGGCCTGGTCGATCGCGGAGGCCAGGAACTGGGCCGCGCCCGGTGGGGTGCGCAGGACGACGAGGTTGGCCGAGGCTTCCGCGGAGATCAGGAGTTCCGCGGAGAGGCGCCGCATCCGTTCCTCCTTGGCCGACTCGCCGAGCGGTGCGCGCGGGGTGCGGAAACCGCCCTCGCTCGGGACCGCGTAGATGAGGTCGCCCTCGGCGTTGCGGATCTTCACCGCGTTCAGCTCGTCCAGGTCGCGGGAGAGCGTCGCCTGGGTGACGGTCAGGCCGTCGTCGGCGAGCAGCTTCGCCAGCTGGCTCTGGGAGCGCACCGGCTGCCGGTTGAGGATGTCCACGATCCGGCGGTGACGTGCGGTGCGGGTCTGCGGTACGGCGGGACCCGCGTGGTCGGCGTGCTCGTTGCCTTGCGCCTGGCTCATCGTCGTCTCATTCTCCGGATCGTTCGTCCCCGTCGGCTTCAAGAGCCTTGCCCAGGATGCCGGGCAGGGCCCCGAGGAACGCGTCCACCTCTTCGTCGCGCACGTTCAGCGGCGGCATCAGCCGTACGACATCGGGGGCGGGCGCGTTCACGAGGAAGCCGGCGTCCTGAGCCACCTGCTGCACCCGCGGCGCGAGCGGCTCGGTGAGCACGATACCCAGCAGGAGGCCCGAGCCCCTTACATGCCGTACGAGCGGGTGTCCCGGTGACTCGATTCCGTCGCGCAGCTTTTCGCCCGCGCGCTTGGTGTTGTCGAGGAGCCCCTCCGCCTCGATGGTGTCGATCACGGCGCGGCCCGCGGCGCACGCGACGGGGTTCCCGCCGAACGTCGTGCCGTGGTGACCGGGCTTGAAGAGCTCGGCGGCGGCGCCGAACGCGACGGTCGCGCCGAGCGGGAGGCCGCCGCCCAGACCCTTCGCGAGCGTGACGACGTCGGGCTGTACGCCGTCGTGTGCCAGGTACTCGAACCAGTGGCCGGTGCGGCCGATTCCGGTCTGCACCTCGTCGAGGACGAGGAGCGTGCCGGTGGCCTCGGTGATCTCGCGGGCCGCCTTGAGGTAGCCCGCGGGCGGCACGACGACACCGTTCTCGCCCTGGATCGGCTCGATGATGACGAGGGCGGTGTCGGTGGTCACGGCTGCGCGGAGGGCGTCCACGTCGCCGTAGGGGACGTGCGTCACCTCTCCGGGCAGCGGTACGAACGGCTCCTGCTTGCCGGGCTGTCCGGTGAGGGCGAGCGCGCCCATCGTGCGGCCGTGGAAGCCGCCCTGGGTCGCGACCATGTGCGGGCGGCCGGTCAGCCTGCCGAGCTTGAACGCGCCCTCGTTGGCCTCGGCGCCGGAGTTGCAGAAGTACACCCGGCCTTCACGGCCGAAGAGCTGCAGCAGCTTCTCGGCGAGCGCGACGGGCGGCTCGGCTACGAAGAGGTTGGAGACGTGGCCGAGGGCGCCCATCTGGGCGCTCACGGCCTCGACGAGCGCCGGGTGGGCGTGGCCGAGCGCGTTGACCGCGATGCCGCCGACGAAGTCGAGGTACTCGTTGCCGTCGGCGTCCCACAGCTTGGTGCCCGCGCCGCGCACGAGCGGCAGCCTCGGCGTGCCGTAGTTGTCCATGAGTGCGTCCCGCCAGCGCCCGGTCAGCTCCTGGTTGCTCATGACTCCCCCTCAGTGTCGTCGTCGGGCACGACCATCGTGCCGATGCCTTCGTCCGTGAAGATCTCCAGCAGGATCGAGTGCTGGACACGTCCGTCGATCACGCGGGCCGTCTCGACGCCGTTGCGGACGGCGTGCAGGCAGCCCTCCATCTTGGGGACCATGCCGCTGGCGAGCTCGGGCAGGAGCTTCTCCAGCTCCTTCGCGGTGAGGCGGCTGATGACCTCGTCGGAGTTCGGCCAGTCCTCGTAGAGGCCCTCGACGTCGGTGAGGACCATCAGGGTCTCGGCATCAAGCGCCGCAGCGAGTGCCGAAGCCGCCGTATCAGCATTGACGTTGTAGACATGTCCGTCGTCCTGGGAGCGGGCGATCGAGGAGACGACCGGGATGCGGCCGTCGGCGAGCAGCGCCTCGATGGCGCCCGTGTCGATCTCGGTGATCTCGCCGACGCGGCCGATGTCGACCAGTTCGCCCTCGATGCGGGGCTGGTGCTTGGTGGCGGTGATGGTGTGGGCGTCCTCGCCGGTGAGGCCGACGGCGAGCGGGCCGTGCTGGTTGAGCAGGCCGACGAGCTCGCGCTGCACCTGTCCTGCGAGCACCATGCGTACGACGTCCATGGCGTCCTCGGTGGTGACGCGCAGGCCCGCCTTGAACTCGCTGACGATGCCGTGCCGGTCGAGGGCCTTGCTGATCTGCGGTCCGCCGCCGTGTACGACGACGGGCTTGAGGCCCGCGTGGTGCAGGAAGACGACGTCCTGGGCGAAGGCCGCCTTGAGCGCCTCGTCGACCATGGCGTTGCCGCCGAACTTGATGACGACGGTCTTGCCGCGGTGCCGGGTCAGCCAGGGCAGCGCCTCGATGAGGATCTCGGCCTTGGGGAGCGCGGTGTGCTTGCGCGCGGTGGGAGTGCTCATGAGCTGTACGCGCTGTTCTCGTGGACGTAGTCCGCGGTGAGGTCGTTGGTCCAGATCGTCGCGGACTCGGTGCCCGCCGCCAGGTCGGCGGTGATGACGACCTCCCGGTAGCGCATGTCGACGAGCTCGCGGTCCTCGCCGACGGAACCGTTCTTGCAGACCCAGACGCCGTTGATGGCGACGTTGAGCTGGTTCGGGTCGAAGGCGGCGGAGGTGGTGCCGATCGCGGAGAGCACCCGGCCCCAGTTGGGGTCCTCGCCGTGCAGGGCGCACTTGAGGAGGTTGTTGCGGGCGATGGAGCGGCCCACCTCGACGGCGTCGGCCTCGCTCGCGGCGTTGACCACGTCGACCTTGATGTCCTTGCTCGCGCCCTCGGCGTCGCCGATGAGCTGGCGGCCGAGGTCGGCGCAGACCTCGCGGACGGCGTCGGCGAACTCGGCGTACTCCGGGGTGACTCCGGCGGCTCCGGAGGCCAGTAGCAGCACGGTGTCGTTGGTCGACATGCAGCCATCGGAGTCGACGCGGTCGAAGGTGAGCCGGGTGGCGTCGCGCAGCGCGCGGTCCAGGACACCGGCCTCCAGATCGGCGTCCGTGGTCAGCACTACGAGCATCGTGGCGAGGCCGGGGGCGAGCATGCCCGCACCCTTGGCCATGCCGCCGACGGTCCAGCCGCCATCCTTGGTGACCACGGACGTCTTGTGCACGCTGTCGGTGGTCTTGATGGCGATGGCGGCCTTCTCGCCGCCGTGCGCGGAGAGTTCACCGGCGGCCTTGTCGACGCCCGGCAGGAGCTTGTCCATGGGGAGTGTCACGCCGATGAGCCCGGTCGACGCGACGGCGATTTCGCCCGCGTTCACGGAGAGCACGTCGGCCACCTTCTCGGCGGTGGCGTGGGTGTCCTGGAAGCCCTGCGGTCCCGTACAGGCGTTGGCGCCACCGGAGTTGAGGACGACGGCGGAGACGAGGCCGCCCTTGAGGACCTGCTCCGACCACAGGACGGGGGCGGCTTTGACGCGGTTGGAGGTGAAGACGCCCGCGGCGGCCAGGCGGGGCCCGGTGTTGACCACGAGGGCCAGGTCCGGGTTGCCGTTCTCCTTGATGCCGGCGGCGATGCCCGCCGCCGTGAATCCCTTGGCTGCCGTCACACTCACGGCGCGACTCCGATCGTAGTGAGCCCGGTGGCCTCGTCGAGGCCGAGGGCGATGTTCATGCTCTGCAGGGCGCCGCCCGCGGTGCCCTTGGTCAGGTTGTCGATGGCGCTGATCACGATGACGCGCCCGGCCGCCTCGTCGTACGCGACCTGGATCTGTACGGCGTTCGAGCCGTACACGGAGGCGGTGGCGGGCCACTGCCCCTCGGGGAGGAGCCGCACGAACGGCTCGTCGGCGAACGCCTTCGCGTACGCGTCCCGTACGGACTCGGAGGTGACGTCCGCCTTGGCCTTCGCGCTGCACGTGGCGAGGATGCCGCGGGGCATCGGGGCCAGGGTGGGCGTGAAGGAGACGGAGACGGGGGTGCCCGCGGCGGCGCCGAGGTTCTGGATCATCTCGGGCGTGTGCCGGTGGGCTCCGCCGACGCCGTACGGGGACATGCTGCCCATGACCTCCGAGCCGAGGAGGTGCGGCTTGGCCGCCTTGCCCGCGCCGGAGGTACCGGACGCCGCGACGATCACCGCTTCGGGCTCGACGAGGTCCGCGGCGTACGCGGGGAAGAGCGCGAGGGAGACGGCGGTGGGGTAGCACCCGGGCACGGCGATCCGCTTGGTGCCCGCCAGCGCGGCTCGGGCGCCGGGCAGCTCGGGCAGGCCGTAGGGCCAGGTCCCGGCGTGCGGGCTCCCGTAGAACTTCTCCCAGTCGCCCGCGTCCTTCAGGCGGAAGTCGGCGCCCATGTCGACGACGAGGACGTCAGGTCCGAGCTGCTCGGCGACGGCGGCGGACTGACCGTGGGGCAGCGCGAGGAACACGACGTCGTGTCCTCCCAGGACGTCCGCCGCGGTCGGCTCCAGGATGCGGTCGGCGAGCGGGTGGAGATGCGGTTGCAGCGCGCCCAGGCGCTGGCCCGCGTTCGTGTTGCCGGTGAGGGCACCGATCTCGACCTCGGGGTGCGCGAGCAGCAGACGCAGCAGCTCGCCGCCCGCGTACCCACTCGCCCCTGCCACTGCTGCGCGTACCCTCATGGAACCCTCCTCTTGGATGGCATGACTATACGTATCACCGAAGTTTTATGCAATCCAAGGGTGAGTCTTGACCGAAAGCGGTGATGTTGCGGTCGACTCAGTCGCCGAAGGAGCGCGGGGCGCGGCCGGTGACTCGTTCCACGTCCGGGCTGATCCGCAGTTCGGCGGGGTTCGGGGCAGCGAGGATCTCGACGTACCCGCTCGTTCCGTGGACGCGGATCCGCTGGCCGTCCCGGATCAGCCGGGTCGCCTTCTCCACGCCCACGACGGCGGGCAGGCCGTACTCCCTGGCGATCACCGCGCCATGGGTCATCAGGCCGCCC
The sequence above is a segment of the Streptomyces sp. Je 1-369 genome. Coding sequences within it:
- a CDS encoding lysophospholipid acyltransferase family protein, which translates into the protein MSRLALIKAVLGPFLRLMFRPRVEGAENIPGTGPVILAGNHLTFIDSMIMPLVANRPVFFIGKDEYVTGKGLKGRLMAWFFTGVGMIPVDRDGGRGGVAALMTGRRILDDGKVFGIYPEGTRSPDGRLYRGRTGIARLTLMTGAPVVPFAMIGTDKLQPGGKGLPRPGKVTVRFGEAMEFSRYDGMDRDRYVLRAVTDSVMTEVMLLSGQEYVDMYATKAKAA
- a CDS encoding MFS transporter, with product MTSIHKEAAAPEIERSPGRWLALAVLALAVLLVAVDATVLGLATPYISEDLKPSGTQLLWIGDVYSFVIAGLLVSMGSLGDRIGRKKLLLTGAVAFGAVSVLNSYATSPEMMIVARALLGVAGATLMPSTLALIRNIFHDPRERSLAVGIWGAMASAGAAVGPVVGGFLLEHFWWGSVFLINLPVMAVLVLVGIKFLPESKNPAPGPWDLVSVVLSLIGMIAVVYAIKEAAAHGLRWDVAASAVVGVAALVWFVRRQLTLPAPLLDMRLFRNRGFSGAVLADLLTVLGLSGLVFFLSQFLQLVQGRRPFEAGLAELPAAVGAVGAGLIAGMVARRFSVRLVVAGGLAAVGLSLAVLTALDQSTGYPLLGAALLVVGIGAGFSFTVTADVILSSVPKEQAGAASAVSETAYELGAALGIALLGSIVTGVYRDFTAPPGTPADVASAAHESLGGAVESSTSLPSAQADVLLSSAQSAFVDGLRLAAGVGAAVLLATAAAAWFLLRHQKLEDGVEH
- a CDS encoding TetR/AcrR family transcriptional regulator gives rise to the protein MSVDRDQVLRSAAALLTRKATSTMDEVARAAGISRATLHRHFAGRDALVRALEELGLQECEAALVRARLDEDGAGDALRRLVKEIEPAAGLLAFLYTENQLFEGDAQNDGWSHIDDRLASLFRRGQENGEFRIDLTPIWLTEALYGLIGSGAWAVQDGRVAANDFSYMIAELLIGGAQRRVES
- a CDS encoding aldo/keto reductase; protein product: MPFARLAAATTPTAHIGLGLAAVGRPGYITLGRDTDLPHSRSVEALRERTLELLDAAYASGVRYIDAARSYGRSEDFLGDWLKARPEIRDVVIGSKWGYTYTADWRTDAEGPHEVKDHSPAAYDRQRAETAELLGDRLDLYQVHSVTPESPALTDKELHARLAGLAAEGVTVGLSVSGPEQAAAIRAALEVTVDGEPLFRTVQATYNILETSAGPALAEAHDAGLTVLIKEGLANGRLADPYAPTVLREVAEEAGLGCDAVALAVLLAEPWAGVVLSGAATSVQLVSNLHAAAVDLDAGQVERLVGLVQDPAAYWEGRARLPWN
- the argH gene encoding argininosuccinate lyase, producing the protein MSSNNGGDVRLWGGRFADGPAEALAKLSASVHFDWRLAPYDIAGSRAHARVLHTAGLLTEDELTGMLDGLDRLEADVADGSFVGTIADEDVHTALERGLLERLGPDLGGKLRAGRSRNDQVATLFRMYLRDHARILGGLLAELQGALVGLAEAHPDVAMPGRTHLQHAQPVLFAHHVLAHVQSLSRDAERLRQWDARTAVSPYGSGALAGSSLGLDPEAVAKELGFEHGSSANSIDGTASRDFVAEFAFITAMIGVNLSRIAEEVIIWNTKEFSFVTLHDAFSTGSSIMPQKKNPDIAELARGKSGRLIGNLTGLMATLKALPLAYNRDLQEDKEPVFDSCDQLEILLPAFTGMMATLTVHRERMEELAPAGFSLATDIAEWLVKQGVPFRVAHEVAGECVKVAEAEGKELDDLTDDQFAEISPHLTPEVRTVLNVPGALASRNGRGGTAPSAVADQLADVKADLSIQKEWAGARG
- a CDS encoding pyridoxamine 5'-phosphate oxidase family protein, whose protein sequence is MGKTHDRIDGRLRTFIEEQPMFFTATAPLADDGTINLSPKGLKGSFAVVDERTVAYLDFAGSNAETVAHLRENGRITLMWCAFQGPPNIVRVHGRGEPVFRDDPRFTELLAHFPGIDPTPHGLRAVIVVTADVIRDTCGYAVPFMTYDEDRDLHGKRFAREDDASLSAYFTKKDHIAQSIDGLPGLPLPLPPTPAPAEPSM
- a CDS encoding arginine repressor, which codes for MSQAQGNEHADHAGPAVPQTRTARHRRIVDILNRQPVRSQSQLAKLLADDGLTVTQATLSRDLDELNAVKIRNAEGDLIYAVPSEGGFRTPRAPLGESAKEERMRRLSAELLISAEASANLVVLRTPPGAAQFLASAIDQAELHDILGTIAGDDTLMLISREPTGGQALADHLLRLASNEH
- a CDS encoding acetylornithine transaminase gives rise to the protein MSNQELTGRWRDALMDNYGTPRLPLVRGAGTKLWDADGNEYLDFVGGIAVNALGHAHPALVEAVSAQMGALGHVSNLFVAEPPVALAEKLLQLFGREGRVYFCNSGAEANEGAFKLGRLTGRPHMVATQGGFHGRTMGALALTGQPGKQEPFVPLPGEVTHVPYGDVDALRAAVTTDTALVIIEPIQGENGVVVPPAGYLKAAREITEATGTLLVLDEVQTGIGRTGHWFEYLAHDGVQPDVVTLAKGLGGGLPLGATVAFGAAAELFKPGHHGTTFGGNPVACAAGRAVIDTIEAEGLLDNTKRAGEKLRDGIESPGHPLVRHVRGSGLLLGIVLTEPLAPRVQQVAQDAGFLVNAPAPDVVRLMPPLNVRDEEVDAFLGALPGILGKALEADGDERSGE
- the argB gene encoding acetylglutamate kinase — protein: MSTPTARKHTALPKAEILIEALPWLTRHRGKTVVIKFGGNAMVDEALKAAFAQDVVFLHHAGLKPVVVHGGGPQISKALDRHGIVSEFKAGLRVTTEDAMDVVRMVLAGQVQRELVGLLNQHGPLAVGLTGEDAHTITATKHQPRIEGELVDIGRVGEITEIDTGAIEALLADGRIPVVSSIARSQDDGHVYNVNADTAASALAAALDAETLMVLTDVEGLYEDWPNSDEVISRLTAKELEKLLPELASGMVPKMEGCLHAVRNGVETARVIDGRVQHSILLEIFTDEGIGTMVVPDDDTEGES